One genomic window of Deltaproteobacteria bacterium includes the following:
- a CDS encoding FAD:protein FMN transferase, whose protein sequence is MKKTLLFLLLLCLAPQWANASPTQFYLEDVIGDNLKARIYVAADTTAQSQVQDALYRATDHAKATFAKLNVNNPDSEVSQINQKKTAGTFTLSAELAKAIETAQSVSKQTDGFFDITFNSPSGNYKSLKIDTKNNVLTIKENNVTIDLRYILSGFLADLIAEDLSNAGWKNALVKVDETYVANGNDISEPWKIPVLTPTNTIAKRALLYRSTDTAAATLGSKQLQDIINPKTKSAVTSDLKLVTIFTKGAAKAQGTSAGIYAMGREDGKIFLLRHSEFRGVFGDNTGTLTNIPEFK, encoded by the coding sequence ATGAAAAAAACACTTTTATTTTTGCTTCTGCTCTGTCTGGCGCCGCAATGGGCAAACGCATCCCCCACGCAATTTTATCTGGAAGATGTGATCGGCGACAATCTCAAGGCCCGCATTTACGTCGCGGCAGACACGACCGCGCAATCGCAAGTACAAGACGCCCTTTATCGGGCGACCGACCACGCAAAAGCAACCTTTGCCAAATTGAATGTCAACAACCCCGACAGCGAAGTTTCTCAAATCAACCAGAAAAAAACGGCGGGAACTTTTACTTTAAGTGCCGAGTTGGCAAAAGCCATTGAAACAGCACAATCTGTTTCAAAACAAACCGATGGTTTTTTTGATATTACGTTCAATTCTCCAAGTGGAAATTATAAAAGTCTAAAAATCGACACAAAAAACAACGTTCTCACAATTAAGGAGAACAATGTCACGATCGATCTGCGTTATATTCTTTCCGGTTTTCTGGCTGATCTGATTGCAGAAGACCTTTCCAACGCCGGCTGGAAAAACGCACTGGTCAAGGTGGATGAAACTTATGTTGCCAATGGAAATGACATCAGCGAACCATGGAAAATTCCGGTGCTAACGCCCACCAACACTATCGCCAAACGCGCCCTTCTCTACCGTTCAACCGATACCGCCGCCGCTACTTTGGGTAGCAAACAACTGCAAGACATCATCAATCCCAAAACAAAATCGGCGGTTACTTCCGATTTAAAATTGGTAACGATTTTTACGAAAGGCGCCGCCAAAGCACAGGGCACCTCCGCGGGCATTTATGCAATGGGACGTGAAGACGGAAAAATTTTCCTCCTGCGACACTCCGAATTCCGCGGCGTCTTCGGCGACAACACTGGCACCCTCACCAACATTCCAGAATTTAAGTAG
- a CDS encoding DUF86 domain-containing protein has translation MMTPLDKNTVYGHLKEMEASLVYLHSKKGIEEKSLIANIEERFAVERAFHLAIQNLIDIGGHILASLNINNVETYADIPARLAEVGILPDKLAKKLANMARFRNILVHEYIKVESRKLVSFLKNNLNDFDAFARAILKYLKKI, from the coding sequence ATGATGACACCGCTTGATAAAAATACTGTTTATGGGCACCTGAAAGAAATGGAGGCGTCTCTTGTCTATCTTCATAGCAAGAAAGGCATTGAAGAAAAAAGCTTAATTGCCAATATTGAAGAGCGATTTGCCGTTGAAAGGGCATTTCACTTGGCGATTCAAAACCTCATTGATATCGGCGGTCACATTCTTGCCTCTTTGAATATTAACAATGTGGAAACGTATGCTGATATCCCGGCGCGTTTGGCAGAGGTGGGTATTTTGCCGGATAAGCTTGCGAAAAAACTGGCGAATATGGCGAGATTCAGAAATATCCTTGTTCACGAATACATCAAGGTAGAATCCAGAAAGCTGGTTTCTTTTTTAAAGAATAATCTCAACGATTTTGACGCCTTTGCCCGCGCCATTTTGAAATATTTGAAAAAAATTTAG
- a CDS encoding nucleotidyltransferase domain-containing protein yields MKKKLSELCKKYKIIAFFLFGSVATSRANKLSDIDIAFLPKRTLTHRQEDALFLEISGKFHRDDMDLVNLAEAPLSLQYSVINGGKIITCFDKKLLYNFIVKTRSLYLDTMAIREIFAHYLKKRIRTGLFGRG; encoded by the coding sequence ATGAAAAAGAAACTCTCTGAACTTTGTAAAAAATACAAAATCATAGCCTTTTTTCTGTTTGGGTCAGTGGCAACATCAAGGGCTAATAAATTAAGCGATATAGACATTGCCTTCCTTCCGAAGAGAACGCTTACCCACAGACAGGAGGATGCTCTGTTTCTGGAAATATCGGGAAAATTTCATCGGGATGATATGGATTTAGTCAATCTTGCAGAGGCTCCTCTGTCGCTTCAGTATTCCGTTATCAATGGCGGTAAAATCATTACTTGTTTTGACAAAAAACTTCTTTACAATTTTATTGTAAAAACACGCTCGCTTTATCTTGACACCATGGCCATCAGAGAAATTTTTGCCCATTATTTGAAAAAACGCATAAGGACCGGTTTGTTTGGGAGGGGATGA
- the hrcA gene encoding heat-inducible transcription repressor HrcA: MSKQNKNQELNSEVLNERSSQILSLLITDYIATADAVGSRQLSKRIEQCLSPATIRNIMSDLEEMGYLTQPHTSAGRVPTTKGLRYYVDSLVETRSLSDQEKTEIESHYPVLGQDIPSLMRHTGKVLAQISKYAGVVLTPCWGKTIFKHIEFLPLSRGRLLGIFVSQTGMVENRILEVTEDFNYRELEKINNYCNARFVGLTLEDAREKAAQELSRAHKEYDKLLLQSLLLSQELLGGIQPPDLVVEGEAHLVGVPHFATLDRVKELMVSLDEKRQILKVLDSCLESSGIRIFIGSESHCEPVKNLSLITATYGQGKDILGTLGVIGPTSMDYSRLIPMIDFTAKLVTNFLQNNEAE, from the coding sequence ATGTCAAAACAAAATAAAAATCAGGAGCTTAACAGTGAAGTGCTCAACGAACGTTCAAGTCAAATTTTAAGTCTTTTGATCACCGATTATATCGCCACCGCTGATGCGGTCGGCTCCAGACAGCTTTCCAAACGGATTGAGCAATGCCTCTCCCCTGCCACAATCCGCAATATTATGTCCGACTTGGAAGAAATGGGGTATCTCACGCAACCCCACACCTCCGCAGGACGGGTTCCGACTACCAAGGGACTTCGTTATTATGTCGACTCTTTGGTGGAGACCCGGTCCCTTTCGGATCAGGAAAAAACGGAAATTGAATCTCATTACCCTGTTTTGGGACAGGATATTCCATCCCTGATGCGTCACACCGGAAAAGTACTCGCTCAAATTTCAAAGTATGCAGGCGTTGTGCTGACACCCTGCTGGGGGAAAACAATTTTCAAGCACATCGAATTTCTTCCGCTCTCGCGCGGGCGACTGCTCGGCATTTTTGTTTCGCAAACCGGAATGGTGGAAAACAGAATTCTGGAAGTCACTGAGGATTTTAATTATCGCGAACTGGAAAAAATCAACAACTACTGCAATGCCCGTTTTGTGGGACTCACCTTGGAAGACGCACGTGAAAAAGCGGCGCAGGAACTTTCCCGGGCGCACAAAGAATATGACAAACTTCTTTTGCAGTCCCTGCTTCTTTCACAGGAATTGTTGGGCGGCATTCAGCCACCGGATTTGGTTGTGGAAGGAGAAGCGCATTTGGTGGGCGTGCCGCATTTTGCAACGTTGGATCGCGTCAAAGAGCTCATGGTTTCGCTTGATGAAAAACGGCAGATTTTGAAAGTACTTGATTCGTGTCTGGAGAGTTCCGGAATCCGCATCTTCATTGGCTCTGAGAGTCACTGCGAGCCGGTTAAAAATTTAAGTCTCATCACCGCGACCTACGGACAGGGAAAAGATATTTTGGGGACATTGGGTGTCATCGGTCCAACCAGCATGGATTATTCCCGTTTGATTCCGATGATTGATTTCACGGCAAAACTGGTTACGAATTTTTTGCAAAATAATGAGGCGGAATAA
- the grpE gene encoding nucleotide exchange factor GrpE: MSDPFKNKVEDLKKALQKKKLQEQTQQEPSVETPPELVELQNKLQTAEEEAKQNYDKLLRAVAEFDNYKKRVARDHEERVKYNLENVLKELLPVMDDFDRLMDHLPASESPEIQGLTEGVKLLHRHFMTAMKKFHLEEVKTEDEKFDPHAHEALNQVESDEHEDGDIVTCHRKGYHLHERLLRPALVTVAKRKENV; the protein is encoded by the coding sequence ATGTCTGATCCATTCAAAAACAAAGTTGAAGATTTAAAAAAAGCACTTCAAAAAAAGAAACTGCAAGAGCAAACCCAGCAAGAACCTTCGGTAGAAACGCCTCCGGAACTTGTGGAACTGCAAAATAAATTGCAAACCGCCGAAGAAGAAGCAAAACAAAATTATGACAAACTTCTGCGTGCGGTTGCCGAATTTGATAATTACAAAAAACGCGTCGCCAGAGATCATGAAGAACGGGTTAAATACAATTTGGAAAATGTCCTGAAAGAACTACTTCCCGTCATGGATGATTTTGACCGGCTCATGGATCATCTCCCCGCCTCGGAATCGCCGGAAATACAAGGGTTGACCGAAGGGGTAAAACTTTTGCACCGTCATTTCATGACCGCCATGAAAAAATTTCATCTCGAAGAAGTGAAAACGGAAGACGAAAAATTTGATCCCCACGCACATGAAGCTCTCAATCAGGTGGAAAGCGATGAACATGAAGATGGAGACATCGTCACCTGCCATCGCAAAGGTTATCATCTGCATGAACGTCTGCTCCGCCCGGCTCTTGTAACAGTGGCCAAGCGTAAGGAGAATGTTTAA
- a CDS encoding penicillin-binding protein activator has translation MDHRLWTMDYGPTIKSNWSIVHGLLSMVLLLTLTACGTSGTPPPKSSQHTPPPSSLQKVWEDPEQLFKEARKNYRAGNYSVVATALERILTVYPKSSVVPEAKKMSEEIQTRLGSAGVKIGVLLPLSGSYARFGEAVLDGISCAIGLFDPCGSNNSKTQIVVRDTKGSPSLAAQEVQDLVEKEKVSAIIGPLLSTEAPGSAAKAQALQIPMIVLAPQEGVTNAGDFIFQHTLQPQNEVSALVQEATKEGLKKFILLYPNNPYGKEYQLLFTNELMQTGAGKVIATKSYSADLADFNSLIEELKLKTVARVGIFIPDSYKEVAEIAQALEMAGIQGPKLFGPSRWYHPNLLSQKIANLDGAFMDTSFYPDANREATKFFADAFLKTYGNSPAWLEAFAYDATRLLLNALGPNINHPSTDTRNTLLAIQNFPGVVGSLSWSGQRVSKWPLDIIAVHENRFQTVSHP, from the coding sequence ATGGACCATAGACTATGGACCATGGACTATGGACCAACGATAAAAAGTAATTGGTCTATTGTCCATGGTCTATTGTCTATGGTCCTTCTGCTGACCCTCACGGCTTGCGGAACCAGTGGAACTCCACCGCCCAAAAGTTCCCAGCACACGCCTCCCCCTTCTTCTCTCCAAAAAGTCTGGGAAGATCCCGAACAACTTTTTAAGGAAGCCCGGAAAAATTATCGGGCCGGAAATTACTCCGTTGTGGCAACAGCTCTCGAACGTATTTTGACCGTTTATCCCAAAAGTAGTGTGGTACCTGAAGCAAAAAAAATGTCTGAGGAAATTCAGACGCGCCTTGGAAGCGCCGGCGTTAAAATCGGCGTGCTTCTCCCGTTAAGCGGTTCCTATGCACGCTTCGGAGAAGCAGTACTGGACGGCATTTCCTGCGCCATCGGTCTTTTTGATCCGTGCGGAAGCAACAATTCAAAAACACAGATCGTGGTACGCGATACAAAAGGAAGTCCCAGCCTTGCCGCGCAGGAAGTTCAGGATCTCGTTGAAAAAGAAAAAGTGTCCGCGATTATCGGCCCACTTCTTTCCACCGAAGCCCCGGGCTCCGCCGCAAAAGCTCAAGCATTGCAAATTCCGATGATTGTTCTGGCACCGCAGGAAGGAGTCACCAACGCCGGTGATTTTATTTTTCAACACACCTTGCAACCTCAAAACGAGGTGTCGGCTCTTGTGCAAGAAGCAACCAAAGAGGGTTTGAAAAAATTTATTCTTCTTTATCCCAACAATCCCTATGGAAAAGAATACCAACTTCTTTTTACGAATGAACTGATGCAAACAGGAGCCGGTAAAGTGATTGCGACAAAAAGCTATTCCGCCGATCTTGCCGACTTCAACAGCCTCATCGAAGAACTAAAATTAAAAACCGTGGCTCGCGTCGGCATTTTTATTCCCGACTCCTACAAAGAGGTCGCCGAAATTGCACAGGCATTGGAGATGGCGGGCATTCAGGGACCGAAACTTTTTGGTCCTTCGCGCTGGTATCATCCCAATCTTTTGTCCCAGAAAATTGCAAACCTTGACGGGGCTTTTATGGATACGTCGTTTTATCCCGACGCCAATCGGGAGGCGACAAAGTTTTTTGCCGACGCATTTTTAAAAACCTACGGCAATTCCCCCGCTTGGCTGGAAGCTTTCGCCTACGATGCAACGCGCCTTCTCCTGAATGCACTTGGGCCCAACATCAATCATCCCTCTACCGATACGCGCAACACATTGCTCGCCATCCAAAATTTTCCCGGTGTGGTGGGTTCTCTTTCATGGAGCGGACAGCGCGTTTCGAAATGGCCTCTTGATATTATTGCCGTCCATGAAAACCGCTTTCAAACGGTAAGCCATCCATGA
- a CDS encoding thiamine-monophosphate kinase: MTEMELINFLTKRIPRKKGALRTGIGDDCSVIRVGYKDILITCDNLVENIHFKKKWGPWQTWGHKAAATALSDIAAMGGTPRFAWVNLEIPKNMNAGDIKKFYAGFLKVLKQFDTILAGGNITRSPKYFGATTTVWGEAPKGKAMLRKNAKPGDKVYISDSVGGKSFTPTPHIQLGQQILKRGCRCCIDVSDGLLQDLGHIAKASKVKIILRADKIPHKGNLKEALTNGEDYILAFTGNLPYSNRYHMVGEVRRGKPGVEVINKKGGLLLFSKQGFQHRVADQ; the protein is encoded by the coding sequence ATGACCGAAATGGAGCTCATCAATTTTCTGACGAAAAGAATTCCGCGCAAGAAAGGCGCGTTGCGAACAGGCATCGGAGACGATTGCAGTGTCATCCGCGTAGGCTATAAAGATATTTTGATCACCTGCGACAATCTTGTTGAAAACATTCACTTCAAAAAAAAATGGGGGCCGTGGCAAACATGGGGACACAAAGCCGCCGCCACGGCGCTGAGCGATATTGCCGCTATGGGAGGCACACCCCGTTTTGCGTGGGTTAATCTGGAAATTCCAAAAAATATGAACGCTGGAGACATCAAAAAATTCTATGCGGGTTTCCTGAAAGTTTTGAAACAGTTTGACACCATCCTTGCGGGGGGAAACATCACGCGCTCTCCAAAATATTTTGGGGCCACCACCACCGTTTGGGGAGAAGCTCCAAAGGGCAAAGCCATGTTGCGGAAAAACGCGAAACCCGGAGACAAAGTTTATATTTCAGATTCCGTGGGGGGAAAATCTTTTACACCCACTCCCCATATTCAGTTGGGACAACAGATTCTTAAAAGAGGTTGTCGTTGTTGCATTGACGTAAGCGACGGACTTCTGCAGGATTTGGGTCACATCGCCAAAGCTTCGAAAGTAAAAATTATTCTCCGCGCCGACAAAATCCCGCACAAAGGAAATTTGAAAGAAGCACTGACAAATGGCGAAGATTACATCTTAGCCTTCACCGGAAACTTACCATATAGTAACAGGTACCATATGGTAGGCGAGGTGCGAAGGGGCAAACCCGGCGTGGAAGTTATTAACAAAAAAGGGGGATTACTTTTATTTTCGAAACAGGGTTTTCAACATAGAGTGGCGGACCAATGA
- a CDS encoding HlyC/CorC family transporter, with protein sequence MIFSFFSHLMPLLSLLLLSAFFSGTETSLFSLSRSQLAHFKKSGEPQAKMLLQFLSKPRDILVTLLFGNELTNIALSIFIAGVVYKIMGPENFETSAFVSVAAGTTLVLIFGEIIPKNFAITHASALAPFLVYLLKPLYVILKPLRHILATFSEWIIAKFGGELRKESPLIVEEEFRYLVELGASAGQVAEEEKEMIHKVFEFGEKIVSNIMIPMGLVFCLPVDMPYEELLKQIRETHFSRIPIYEGSSEKIIGLLYVKDLFSFDRRWKKDNSLSIRDILRPPLFVSHKKRLEDLLQEFRQTKIHMAIAVDEKNRPLGVITIHDALQELFGEVEE encoded by the coding sequence ATGATCTTTTCTTTTTTCTCACACCTGATGCCTCTTCTTTCTTTGCTCCTGCTTTCCGCTTTTTTTTCAGGGACGGAAACGAGTCTTTTTTCCTTGAGCCGGTCACAACTTGCCCACTTCAAAAAATCGGGAGAACCGCAGGCAAAAATGCTCCTCCAGTTTTTGTCGAAACCGCGGGATATTTTGGTAACTCTTTTGTTTGGAAATGAGTTGACCAACATCGCCCTCTCCATTTTTATTGCGGGTGTTGTCTATAAAATCATGGGACCCGAAAATTTTGAAACCTCGGCTTTTGTATCGGTGGCGGCGGGCACAACACTTGTTCTGATTTTTGGCGAAATCATTCCCAAAAATTTTGCCATCACACATGCCTCTGCACTGGCGCCGTTTCTGGTCTATCTGCTCAAACCTCTTTACGTCATTTTAAAACCGCTTCGCCATATTCTGGCCACCTTCTCCGAGTGGATCATCGCGAAATTCGGCGGAGAATTGCGCAAAGAATCACCTCTCATTGTGGAGGAAGAATTCCGATACCTTGTGGAACTGGGTGCCAGCGCCGGACAGGTGGCGGAAGAAGAAAAAGAGATGATCCACAAAGTTTTTGAATTTGGCGAAAAAATTGTCTCCAACATCATGATACCGATGGGACTTGTCTTTTGCCTTCCCGTCGACATGCCCTACGAAGAACTTCTCAAGCAAATTCGTGAAACCCATTTTTCGCGCATCCCGATTTATGAAGGAAGCTCCGAAAAAATAATCGGACTTCTGTACGTCAAAGATCTTTTCTCGTTTGATCGACGCTGGAAAAAAGACAACAGTCTCTCTATTCGCGACATTTTACGTCCCCCTCTTTTTGTTTCGCACAAAAAACGGCTCGAAGATCTTCTTCAGGAATTCCGCCAAACCAAAATCCATATGGCAATCGCCGTGGATGAAAAAAACAGACCGCTTGGTGTGATTACCATCCATGACGCCCTGCAAGAACTTTTCGGGGAGGTGGAAGAATGA
- a CDS encoding HlyC/CorC family transporter, translating to MTLVLLFPILFLCLMAEGFFSGTEMAVVHCDKLMLRSRARQGSNRAKIILAFLANPRRFFSTTLLGTNLSVVTASVCTTYYIVQHWGTSYESLALLLAPMTLIFGEIVPKSLYQHYANTIVLRVAFPLQMFGWILSPIVFILSRLTGILLRRVSQRVGKELPVTRDELEMLLEEGEKNLNETKETTARRSMISSIFELADKRVANIMTPLVDVEALSLDISHEEACKAFEEEGHSRLPIYQERIVNIVGILTNADLLLSEPETPVKDLMRPAHYVPEGMPLDELFITMKKTGEPMVIVVDEFGGASGILTNEDVFEEIVGEIQDEYDYQPPSYYRIGKGRYLASGRLGISEANEKLKLDIPLGDYETIAGFLIHQMGTIAKSGAIYRFGKLEFIIHRANERAIQEVEIRLF from the coding sequence ATGACACTCGTCCTTCTTTTTCCGATTCTTTTTTTATGTCTTATGGCGGAAGGTTTTTTCTCCGGCACGGAGATGGCAGTGGTTCATTGCGACAAGCTGATGCTTCGTTCCCGCGCCCGCCAAGGTTCCAATCGGGCAAAAATTATTCTCGCTTTTCTGGCAAACCCGAGACGTTTTTTTTCAACAACCCTTTTGGGAACCAACCTGTCGGTTGTTACCGCTTCGGTCTGCACCACCTATTATATTGTGCAACATTGGGGCACTTCTTATGAAAGCTTGGCGCTTCTGCTGGCACCTATGACTTTGATTTTCGGAGAGATCGTTCCCAAAAGTCTTTATCAACACTACGCCAACACCATTGTCTTGCGCGTTGCATTTCCTTTGCAAATGTTTGGCTGGATCCTTTCACCGATTGTTTTTATATTATCCCGACTGACGGGCATTCTGCTTAGACGCGTCAGTCAACGGGTCGGGAAGGAATTGCCTGTCACACGCGATGAACTCGAAATGCTTCTGGAAGAGGGCGAAAAAAATCTCAATGAAACAAAAGAAACCACCGCGCGCCGAAGCATGATCTCCAGCATTTTTGAACTGGCCGACAAACGGGTGGCCAATATCATGACCCCGCTCGTGGACGTGGAGGCGCTGAGTCTTGATATCTCGCACGAAGAGGCGTGCAAAGCTTTTGAAGAAGAAGGTCATTCGCGCCTCCCTATTTATCAGGAACGCATCGTCAATATCGTGGGCATTCTTACCAACGCCGATCTACTGTTGTCAGAACCGGAAACTCCGGTCAAAGATCTGATGCGTCCCGCACACTATGTACCAGAGGGCATGCCGCTTGATGAGCTCTTCATCACCATGAAAAAAACGGGGGAACCGATGGTGATTGTGGTCGATGAATTTGGCGGCGCCAGCGGAATTTTAACGAACGAGGATGTCTTTGAAGAAATCGTCGGAGAAATTCAGGATGAATACGATTACCAACCCCCTTCCTATTATCGCATCGGCAAGGGACGTTATCTTGCAAGCGGCCGTCTCGGCATTTCGGAGGCAAATGAAAAATTAAAACTCGATATTCCTTTGGGCGATTATGAAACAATCGCGGGATTTTTGATTCACCAAATGGGAACCATCGCAAAAAGCGGTGCCATCTACCGTTTTGGCAAACTCGAATTTATCATTCACCGTGCAAACGAGCGCGCCATTCAAGAGGTAGAGATACGCCTGTTTTAA
- a CDS encoding class I SAM-dependent RNA methyltransferase yields the protein MKTTIVTIERLVYGGKGLGYLDRKPVFVPFVLPGEKVKVHIERHHSQFLEAELLEVLEPAPDRIAPPCPYFGKCGGCQWQHINYETQLVWKQKILEETLIRTGKVENPKVLSTIPAPKIWNWRSRITLHSNERGAVGFFEANTHRVVDIENCKISDEDLNLQLKEIRGRTMDHGPWTKRDYELKSTTQLGFTQVNPLQNENLKKLLLEWAKPLPHENIIELFCGGGNFTEILIPLAKKIAAVDSDRNCIEHAVKTLKKENVQFICSDAVRYYAQLPKETPVDLLVLDPPRDGASGVVEGVLKTNPTNILYISCNPATLARDIKYLKDFAGYELVQSQPIDMFPMSYHIECLSWIRQKFVA from the coding sequence ATGAAAACTACAATAGTCACAATTGAAAGATTGGTTTATGGCGGGAAAGGCTTAGGCTATCTGGATCGCAAACCGGTCTTTGTTCCGTTTGTACTTCCCGGAGAAAAAGTCAAAGTGCACATTGAAAGGCATCACTCACAATTTCTGGAAGCGGAGTTGTTGGAGGTGCTGGAGCCCGCACCGGATCGCATCGCCCCCCCCTGCCCCTATTTTGGGAAGTGCGGCGGTTGCCAGTGGCAACACATAAATTATGAAACACAATTAGTGTGGAAACAAAAAATTTTGGAAGAAACCCTGATACGCACAGGAAAAGTTGAAAACCCAAAAGTATTATCAACCATCCCTGCTCCAAAAATCTGGAACTGGCGCTCGCGCATCACGTTGCACAGCAATGAACGGGGAGCGGTTGGATTTTTTGAAGCCAACACGCATCGGGTTGTCGATATTGAAAACTGCAAAATTTCGGATGAAGATCTCAACTTACAACTAAAAGAGATCCGGGGAAGGACTATGGACCATGGACCATGGACCAAGAGGGATTACGAATTAAAAAGTACCACGCAGTTAGGTTTCACACAGGTCAATCCTTTACAGAATGAAAACTTAAAAAAATTATTGTTGGAATGGGCAAAACCCCTCCCCCATGAAAACATCATCGAACTTTTCTGCGGTGGCGGTAATTTCACCGAAATTCTGATTCCGCTGGCAAAAAAAATCGCCGCGGTTGATTCAGACCGCAACTGCATCGAACACGCCGTCAAAACATTAAAGAAGGAGAACGTCCAATTTATCTGCTCCGATGCCGTTCGCTATTACGCACAACTTCCCAAAGAAACTCCGGTTGATCTTCTGGTATTGGACCCCCCAAGAGACGGCGCTTCCGGAGTTGTGGAGGGAGTTCTAAAAACCAACCCCACAAACATCCTTTATATTTCGTGTAATCCGGCAACCCTCGCCCGCGATATCAAATACCTGAAAGACTTCGCAGGTTACGAACTCGTCCAATCCCAACCCATCGACATGTTCCCCATGAGTTATCACATAGAATGCTTAAGCTGGATCAGACAGAAATTTGTTGCCTGA
- a CDS encoding 30S ribosomal protein S21: MPGIILKEGESFEGALRRFKKQCEKSGILTELKKREYFEKPSLKAKRKSIQAHKRATRKSRY; the protein is encoded by the coding sequence ATGCCGGGAATTATTTTGAAGGAAGGTGAAAGTTTTGAAGGGGCGCTCCGCCGTTTCAAAAAGCAGTGCGAAAAATCAGGTATCCTTACGGAACTCAAAAAGCGGGAATATTTTGAAAAGCCCTCTTTGAAAGCCAAACGGAAATCGATTCAGGCCCATAAAAGAGCAACACGTAAAAGCAGATATTAA
- a CDS encoding GatB/YqeY domain-containing protein, with protein MSLKQKMEEDLKQALRDRASLKVSCLRMVKAAVKNKEIDLRAELNDTQVIGILTTLAKQRRESIEMFKKGNRPDLVQKEEEELAFIETYLPKQMDEAELTKIIEAAIAEVGAKASSDVGKVMKAVMPKVAGRADGKIVNILVLKKLVQ; from the coding sequence ATGTCCTTAAAACAAAAAATGGAAGAGGATTTGAAGCAGGCCTTGAGAGACAGAGCGTCTCTCAAGGTTTCCTGCTTGCGCATGGTCAAAGCCGCCGTCAAAAACAAGGAAATTGATTTGCGCGCCGAACTCAATGACACACAGGTGATCGGCATCTTGACCACGCTGGCCAAACAACGGCGGGAATCCATTGAAATGTTTAAAAAAGGAAATCGTCCCGACCTCGTTCAGAAGGAAGAAGAAGAATTGGCCTTTATTGAAACGTATCTTCCCAAACAAATGGATGAAGCAGAGCTAACCAAAATTATTGAAGCCGCCATCGCAGAAGTTGGAGCCAAAGCTTCTTCCGATGTCGGCAAAGTCATGAAAGCGGTCATGCCCAAAGTGGCGGGCCGCGCCGACGGCAAGATTGTAAACATTTTGGTTTTAAAAAAACTGGTGCAGTAA